TTGTGGAGTTTCTCGCCATCGCGCCAGGGCAGGCCCATCAGCACGGCCGGCCCACCTGCTGTGTCGTGGGCCAAGTCCTCTGCAGCGGCGCGGCAAGCCGAGACGAAAGAGGGGCGCAGGACCAGATCTTCCGGCGGATAGCCGCAAATATAGAGCTCCGGAAACAGAATAAGATCGGCCCCCGCCTTGCGGGCGGCGGCAACGGCGTCCCGCGCCTTGGCGAGATTCTCGGTGACCGCGCCGACGGTCGGGTTGAGCTGGGCGAGGGCGATGACGAGATGGTCGGTCATGCGAAGGCTATTAGCTTACGCCGGCATTTCCATCAAATGCTCTGGCTGCACATCAGTGTTGGGCTTAAAGTACGGATATGACGAGGATTTGCGTTTTCGGCGCCGGTGCGATCGGCGGCTATGTCGGGGCAAGGCTCGCCAAGGCCGGCGTGGCGGACGTCTCCCTGGTGGCGCGCGGTACCCATCTGGAGGCGATGCGGGCAAAGGGCTTGAGCGTCACGCAGGCTGGCGAGACCTATACGGTCCACCCTAAAGTGACGGACGACCCGCGCGGTCTGGGGCGGCAGGATTTCATCATCATGACCCTCAAGAGCCACGCCCTGCCGGTAATCGCCGACACTCTTGCGCCGCTCATCGGCACCGACACGGTATTGCTCTTCGGCCAGAATGGCCTGCCTTGGTGGTATTTCTACAAACATGGCGGTCGCTTCGACGGCCGCGTCCTCGAAAGCGTCGATCCGGGCGGGACTTTGTGGAGAAAACTCGATCCCGAACGGGCGCTGGGCGCGGTGATCTGGCAGGCGGCCGTGCTGGGGCGTCCTGGCCATGTCATCCACGGCTTCGGCAATCGCTTGGCGATCGGCGAGCCTTCCGGCGAAG
This genomic stretch from Nordella sp. HKS 07 harbors:
- a CDS encoding 2-dehydropantoate 2-reductase, with amino-acid sequence MTRICVFGAGAIGGYVGARLAKAGVADVSLVARGTHLEAMRAKGLSVTQAGETYTVHPKVTDDPRGLGRQDFIIMTLKSHALPVIADTLAPLIGTDTVLLFGQNGLPWWYFYKHGGRFDGRVLESVDPGGTLWRKLDPERALGAVIWQAAVLGRPGHVIHGFGNRLAIGEPSGEVSARAQALSAILGQAGVESPIRPNLRSEIWLKLWGNLSFNPVSVLTGGTLEGLARDSGTRAVLAAMMEEARTVGEALGVKFSVSVEERLDMAAKVGAHRSSMLQDVEAGRPTELDALLGAVIELAQMTGIATPALKLVYDLARFRVQVA